The genomic DNA AAGGAAGAAGGATTTAGTTATCTAGGAGAGAAGGAAGAAAGTTTATACAGTCAGCTTTTTAGCCATCCTGATTTTATGTTTAATAAGGAGAAAATTATGACAGAGATCGTCAGCCGCGAGATTCAGCTAGTCTCCCGTCCCAAGGGGATTCCCACCCCAGATAACTTTGCGATCGCGCAAACAGAACTAAAACCGCTTCAAGATAGGCAAATCCTCGTTCGCAATCTCTATATGTCCGTCGATCCCTATATGCGCGGTCGCATGAACGAGGGGAAATCCTATGTTCCATCCTTCGAGTTAGGAAAAGCACTCGAAGGCGGCGCAGTCGGCGAGGTCATCGAGTCGCGTTCCCAAGAATTCAAGCCAGGCGATATTGTCACTTCCAACTATGGCTGGCGGGAATACTTCATAGCTGCACCAAAACATTTACATCAGGTCAACCGCGACATTCAACCCTTATCGGTTTACCTTGGTGCCCTGGGTATGACGGGTATGACTGCTTGGGTGGGATTGAATTTGGTAGAAGTCAAAGCCGGCGATGTTATTTTTGTTTCAGGAGCCGCAGGCGCGGTGGGAAATATCGCGGGACAACTGGCAAAATTGCGCGGATGCCATGTCATCGGGTCAGCCGGGTCAATGGAAAAAATCAAATTTCTACGGGAAGAATGCGGATTTGATAGCGCCTTCGATTACAAAGCCGGCCCTGTTCTCGAACAACTAAAGCAAGCAGCACCGGACGGAATTGATGTCTATTTCGATAACGTCGGAGGCGAAACCCTGGAAGCGGCGCTTTCAGCATTGCGCGTACACGGTCGGATTATCGCTTGTGGCAGCATCTCCAGTTATAACGATGAAAAACCCCAGCCGGGCCCTTCCAATCTATTTAATATGATTACCAAGCGGTTGACGATGAAAGGGCTAATTGTTAGCGATTGGTTCGATCGTCGGGGAGAATTTGAACAGGAAGTCGGCGGCTATTTTCAGGCTGGGAAATTGAAAAACCAGGAAACAGTGGTGGCAGGAATCGAGCGAGCGGTGAGTGCATTCATCGGTCTTTTTGAAGGCAAAAATGTAGGTAAAATGGTGGTAAAATTGAATTAGTTATCCACTAAGTGAGCGGGCAGTTGGTTCATTATTTGGGCAATTTGATACCCTAGATTGCTTAGATAGCAACCGCCAAGGTAAGTAGAAGGAAGAAGGAAGAAGGAAGAAGGATTTAGTTATCTAGGAGAGAAGGAAGAAAGTTTATACAGTCAGCTTTTTAGCCATCCCGATCTTATGTTTAATTAGGTGGATTTACTTAGTTAAAACATTCTAAATTACAGAAACCCGCTTATTCTCTTCCCTTCTTCCCTTCTTATCTTCATCCCCTAGCCCCTAGCCCCTAGCCCCTAGCCCCTTCTTCTTCCCCTAGCCCCTAGCCCCTAGCCCCTTCTTCTTCCCCTAGCCCCTAGTTAAAAAAGTATGGATCTTCAACTATCAGATCGGATTGCATTGGTTAGCGGTTCCACCGCCGGAATTGGACTAGCGATCGCTACGACACTTGCCCAGGAAGGAGCCACTGTCATTGTCAATGGCAGAACCCAAGAGCGCGTAAACAATGCCCTTAAAAGCATTCAGCAAAGCGTCCCCAACGCCAAACTTCAGGGAATTACTGCCGATTTGGGAACCCAAGCTGGAGCTGAATTGTTATTTCAACAAGTGCCAGAAGTCAACATTCTGGTTAACAACTTGGGAATTTATGGCGCTAAAGCATTTGAAGAGATCTCCGATGAAGAGTGGATGAACTTTATCGAAGTAAACGTAATGAGCGGTGTCAGGCTCTCGCGTCATTACTTACCTTTAATGCTCAAAAAAGATTGGGGACGCATTATTTTTATCTCTAGTGAATCTGGCTTGAATATTCCCGTTGAAATGATTCACTATGGCGTTACCAAGACTGCACAAATAGCATTGGCTCGTGGTTTAGCTGAAACAACGGCAGGCAGTCAAGTCACAGTAAATACCGTATTGCCAGGCCCAACCCGTTCCGAAGGAGTGGAAACTTTCATCGAGGGACTTGCCAAAGAACAAAATATTTCAGCCGAACAAGTTGAGAAAGAATTCTTTACTAAGACTCGTCCATCTTCTCTGATTCAACGATTTGCTTCAACTTCTGAAGTTGCTGCATTAGTTGCATTTGTTGCTAGTCCTTTAGCCTCTGCAATTAATGGGGCAGCCTTGCGAGTCGAGGGTGGATTGGTGCGATCGATTGTTTAATGAATTTGCCTTGATAGATCCCTTTCACAATTAGGAGTAGGAATTCCCAATCGCGATCGTTGTTACGGTTCGCGATCGCATTCTTAAAAATATATTCATTCCGGTGTTGCCGGATTTGATCTTACTACCCACCGCGAAATAACCCCCAATTAAGAGGTCAGTGATGCCAATGGTGTCCAGAAACGGCTGCAACTCGACGACGAAACAATTAACGTCCGCATTCCCGCAGGCGCAAAACCAGGTAGTAGAATTCGACTCAAAGGTAAAGGTCGTCCTAGTCCCTTCTCTCAAAAGATAGTTTTAATTTGTGCCAAACAGAGGTTAACATAATCCGGTTAAATTCATTCAAGCCTCTAAGCATGACATCTTCTACTATTGAGAATCTCACTGAGCAGCAATGGCACAAGCAATCTGCGGCCGATGCTGCGAAATATCTGAGGATAGATTTAGAAGCGGGATTGTCAGAAGCAGAGGTGTCTGAACGTCAGAAACTTTATGGTTTCAATGAAATCAAAGGGAAAGCAGGGAAAAGTCCCATCATCCGTTTCCTGATGGAATTCAACCAACCGTTAATTTATATTTTGTTAGTTGCTGGCATCGTCACCCTGCTGCTAAAGGACTGGGTGGATGCGGGGGTGATTCTGGGCGTGATGTTGATTAACGCCGTAATTGGCTTTGTCCAAGAATCAAAAGCCGAAAATGCGATCGCCGCCCTAGCCAAATCTGTCACCACTGAAGCCACCATGATTCGAGATGGGCAAAAGGTGCGCCTCAACTCCCGCGAACTGGTTCCTGGCGATCTGGTATTACTGACATCCGGTGACAAAGTGCCTGCTGACGTGCGGTTAGTCAATGTGCGTGACTTGCAGGTGAGTGAATCGGCATTGACAGGGGAATCCGTTCCCGTCCAAAAAGCAACCGAACCCCTAGCCGCTGAAACGGTTTTAGCCGATCGCAGCAACATGGCCTATGCCGGAAGCTTGGTGACATTTGGGCAGGCAAAAGGAATTGTGGTAGCGATCGCCAACCAGACCGAAACTGGGCGAATTTCGCAACTGATGGATCAAAGCACTGCGCTGGAAACGCCACTTACTCGCAAGATTGAGCAATTTAGTAAGAGTCTGCTGTACGTCATTCTAGGGTTGTCAGCATTCATGTTTGCTGTGGTGATGGGCAAAGGAGGAACCTGGACAGACGGGTTTAAGACGGCAGTTGCCCTAGCCGTGAGTGCCATTCCCGAAGGACTTCCAGCCGTGGTGACAGTGACGCTAGCGCTGGGGGTGGAGCGGATGGCCAAGCAACACGCGATTATCCGCAAACTGCCCGCCGTCGAAACCCTCGGTAGTACGACGGTAATCTGTTCGGATAAAACAGGCACTCTCACCGAAAATCAGATGACCGTCCAAGCTATCTATGCTGGGGGGAGTTCCTACACTGTTAGTGGGGTGGGCTACCTAGAGGAGGGCTCGATTTTACAAAACGATCGCCCTGTAGAGGTAAGTCAATTTCCCATATTGCAGGAATGCTTGCAGTGTGGCTTATTGTGCAACGACTCTCACCTCCAAGAACAAGAGGAGCAGTTATCTGTAGCAGGCGATCCCACCGAAGGGGCACTGATTGTCTCGGCGCAAAAGGCAGGGTTGACACTGCAAGAACTAGAGCAGGAACAACCGCGACTAGATACAATTCCTTTTGAGTCGCAGTTTCAATATATGGCAACCTTGCATCAGCAAAGAGAACTAGCCGATCGCCACACGATTTATGTTAAAGGTTCGGCAGAGTCTATTCTCAAGCAATGTCATCACCAAATTGATGCAGATAGTCAAAACATCGACTTAAATCGAGAGGAAATTGAGCAAGTTGTCGATCGGATGGCATCCCAAGGTTTAAGGGTTCTGGCATTTGCTAAGAAAGAAATCTCTGCCCAAAAGCAAGGGATCGATCGCGAAGATATTGACAACAATCTAGTCTTTCTGGGACTCCAAGGCATGATCGACCCACCCAGAGCCGAAGCGATCGCCGCCGTGCGAGTCTGTCAGTCTGTGGGAATTCAAGTCAAGATGATCGCGGGCGATCATGCTCTAACTGCCGCCGCGATCGCCCGTAAAATGGGACTCAGCCAAGAGGAAGATGCCCTAGTGTTCACTGGGAAGCAACTGGCAGAAATGGACGATCGAGAACTGGCGAATGCCGTCGAAGCTAGTAATGTGTTTGCGCGGGTTGCGCCTGAACAGAAGCTGCGACTGGTAGAAGCCTTACAGTCCAAGGGCGAAATTGTTGCCATGACTGGAGATGGGGTCAATGATGCCCCAGCACTAAAGCAGGCGGATATTGGCATAGCGATGGGGATTACAGGTACGGAAGTTGCCAAAGAAGCAGCAGATATGGTGTTGACCGATGATAACTTTGCCTCCATTGAAGCCGCCGTAGAAGAAGGACGCACCGTTTATGGCAACCTGTTGAAAACCATTGGGTTTATCCTACCCGTCAATGGTGGAGAGGCGCTGACCATATTGGTGGGAATCTTGGCTGGTACAACCTTGCCAATTTTGCCCGTGCAGATTCTCTGGGTAAACATGGTGAGTTCCGTCGCCCTGAGTGCCACTCTAGCATTTGAGCCCAAATCGGCTGAGACTATGAAGCGATCGCCCCGCCGTCCCAATGAACCCCTATTAACCAAGAAATTACTGTGGCGCATCCTGATTATTTCCATCTTCAATCTCATTGCTGTACTTGGCATTTTTGAATGGGCTTCGCAAACCACAGGTAATATCAATTTGGCTCGGACAATGGCAGTCCATACCCTCGTTTCCGCAGAAACCTTTTACTTATTAAGTATTAGCCAATTTATTCCATCTTTGTTTGCCTATTTAAAAGATCGCACTCAAGAAATTGCTTATATTCCTGCGATCGGTGTGGTTTGTGTGTTTATATTTCAAGTTTTCTTTAGCCAGTTGACTTTCATAAACCCGCTATTTACTACCCAACCGCTTAGTTTTATCCAAGCTCTCATTTGTATCGGTGCAGGGATTCCAATTATTTTGCCTGCTTTGTTTTTAAAGCGCTTTGCTCCTCTTGCGTAAACTGAATAAGTAAATCCACCTAATTAAACATCAGATCGGGATGGCTAAAAAGCTGACTGTATAAACATTCTTCCTTCTTCCTTCTTCCTTCTTCCTTCTACTTAACAATGGGAGTAAGTCGTGAGGATTTAGCTATGGATATTGCTGATGAAAACAGCAAAAAAAGCGCCTGAGTTACCCCAGACGCATAGCATAAAAATCACAAATTGTCAACTTAAAACCTAACCTCTTAACGCCTCAGCGCCGCCGCAAACCTCCAGAATTTCCTGAGTAATTGCCGCCTGCCGCGCCTTATTATAAGAGAGCGTTAAAGTCCCAATCAAATCGCTAGCATTCTCACTAGCATTATTCATCGCTGTCATCCGCGCCGCCAACTCACTCGCCGCCGATTCTTGCAGAGCTCGCAACAATTGGTTATTCAAATAAAGCGGTAACAAAGCATCCAAAATTTGCACGGGATCTTGCTCAAAAATCATATCTCTGGGCAAACTTTTCACCGGATTCGTTACCTTTTCCCGCGATACTTGAAATTGTCCGCCAACAGAAGTTAAGCGGAAAATTTCATCATCTTGTACTTCTAAACCCTGGGGATCTAGAGGTAACAAAGTTTGAATCACTGGACGCGAACTAATCAAGGACACAAACTTAGTGTAAATTAACTCAATCCTATCCACAGTTCCCGATAGGAATAAAGACAGTAACTCATCAGCAACTTGAGATGCTTCTGCTGCTGTAGGAATCTGATCTAAATTAGCAAAAGTAGCAGAAATTGGCGCATTGCGGCGCTGAAAATACTGGATTGCCTTGCGTCCCACCAGTATAAACTTGTAATCAACCCCTTCCGCCTTCAATTCTCTAGCCCGAATCTCAGCCCGTTTGATAATACTGCTATTGTAGCCGCCGCACAAACCGCGATCGCCAGAAATTACTAACAAGCCAACCGACTTAATATCCCGTTTCTTCAACAAGGGTAAATCAGCGTCTTCAAACCGCAAACGTGCCTGCAAACCGTATAAAACTTGCGCCAAACGATCCGCAAAAGGCCGAGTAGCAATCACCTGTTCCTGAGCCCGGCGCACCTTAGCAGCAGCCACCAAACGCATCGCTTCAGTAATCTTTCTAGTGTTTTTGACAGACTTAATCCGCTCGCGAATAGCTTTTAGATTTGCCATAAATTTATCCTTTTACCTTCCGAAAAAATTCAACTTAAATCTCAACATTTAACGATTAACAGTTAACAGTTAACTGTTAACCGTTAACCGTTAACTGTAATTTATGCAGAAACTAAGAAAGTTTGCGTATACTCAGCAATCCCTTCTTTGAGCAACTTCTCAGCCTCATCGCTCAGTTGCTTTTCGCCCTGAACAATCTCACCGTAACGAGGCTTGCTAGTCCGTAAATAATCGCGCAAACCAGAGGCAAACTTATTCACCTTATCAACTGGAATTTCATCTAAATAACCATTAATCCCAGCATAGATAATAGCCACTTGCTCGTTCATTGGCAGAGGCGAATTTTGCGGTTGTTTCAGCAATTCCCGCAAACGTTGACCCCGCGCCAACTGATTTTGAGTAGCTTTATCCAAATCAGAAGCAAACTGAGAGAACGCAGCCAAATCATCGTACTGCGCTAACTCCAACTTCACTTTACCAGCAACTTTTTTCATTGCCTTAGTTTGAGCCGCTGAACCCACCCGCGATACCGAAATACCAGGGTTTACAGCCGGACGCAAACCGGAGTTAAATAAGTCAGAAGAAAGGAAGATTTGACCGTCAGTAATCGAAA from Kamptonema formosum PCC 6407 includes the following:
- a CDS encoding NADP-dependent oxidoreductase, which codes for MRSPLMQMPLPARSPTPLNSPVMLMSMKSSSVQPVKNCRLRGRSQSKKQLSRRKKEEGFSYLGEKEESLYSQLFSHPDFMFNKEKIMTEIVSREIQLVSRPKGIPTPDNFAIAQTELKPLQDRQILVRNLYMSVDPYMRGRMNEGKSYVPSFELGKALEGGAVGEVIESRSQEFKPGDIVTSNYGWREYFIAAPKHLHQVNRDIQPLSVYLGALGMTGMTAWVGLNLVEVKAGDVIFVSGAAGAVGNIAGQLAKLRGCHVIGSAGSMEKIKFLREECGFDSAFDYKAGPVLEQLKQAAPDGIDVYFDNVGGETLEAALSALRVHGRIIACGSISSYNDEKPQPGPSNLFNMITKRLTMKGLIVSDWFDRRGEFEQEVGGYFQAGKLKNQETVVAGIERAVSAFIGLFEGKNVGKMVVKLN
- a CDS encoding SDR family NAD(P)-dependent oxidoreductase, whose protein sequence is MDLQLSDRIALVSGSTAGIGLAIATTLAQEGATVIVNGRTQERVNNALKSIQQSVPNAKLQGITADLGTQAGAELLFQQVPEVNILVNNLGIYGAKAFEEISDEEWMNFIEVNVMSGVRLSRHYLPLMLKKDWGRIIFISSESGLNIPVEMIHYGVTKTAQIALARGLAETTAGSQVTVNTVLPGPTRSEGVETFIEGLAKEQNISAEQVEKEFFTKTRPSSLIQRFASTSEVAALVAFVASPLASAINGAALRVEGGLVRSIV
- a CDS encoding cation-translocating P-type ATPase, whose translation is MTSSTIENLTEQQWHKQSAADAAKYLRIDLEAGLSEAEVSERQKLYGFNEIKGKAGKSPIIRFLMEFNQPLIYILLVAGIVTLLLKDWVDAGVILGVMLINAVIGFVQESKAENAIAALAKSVTTEATMIRDGQKVRLNSRELVPGDLVLLTSGDKVPADVRLVNVRDLQVSESALTGESVPVQKATEPLAAETVLADRSNMAYAGSLVTFGQAKGIVVAIANQTETGRISQLMDQSTALETPLTRKIEQFSKSLLYVILGLSAFMFAVVMGKGGTWTDGFKTAVALAVSAIPEGLPAVVTVTLALGVERMAKQHAIIRKLPAVETLGSTTVICSDKTGTLTENQMTVQAIYAGGSSYTVSGVGYLEEGSILQNDRPVEVSQFPILQECLQCGLLCNDSHLQEQEEQLSVAGDPTEGALIVSAQKAGLTLQELEQEQPRLDTIPFESQFQYMATLHQQRELADRHTIYVKGSAESILKQCHHQIDADSQNIDLNREEIEQVVDRMASQGLRVLAFAKKEISAQKQGIDREDIDNNLVFLGLQGMIDPPRAEAIAAVRVCQSVGIQVKMIAGDHALTAAAIARKMGLSQEEDALVFTGKQLAEMDDRELANAVEASNVFARVAPEQKLRLVEALQSKGEIVAMTGDGVNDAPALKQADIGIAMGITGTEVAKEAADMVLTDDNFASIEAAVEEGRTVYGNLLKTIGFILPVNGGEALTILVGILAGTTLPILPVQILWVNMVSSVALSATLAFEPKSAETMKRSPRRPNEPLLTKKLLWRILIISIFNLIAVLGIFEWASQTTGNINLARTMAVHTLVSAETFYLLSISQFIPSLFAYLKDRTQEIAYIPAIGVVCVFIFQVFFSQLTFINPLFTTQPLSFIQALICIGAGIPIILPALFLKRFAPLA
- a CDS encoding F0F1 ATP synthase subunit gamma, whose amino-acid sequence is MANLKAIRERIKSVKNTRKITEAMRLVAAAKVRRAQEQVIATRPFADRLAQVLYGLQARLRFEDADLPLLKKRDIKSVGLLVISGDRGLCGGYNSSIIKRAEIRARELKAEGVDYKFILVGRKAIQYFQRRNAPISATFANLDQIPTAAEASQVADELLSLFLSGTVDRIELIYTKFVSLISSRPVIQTLLPLDPQGLEVQDDEIFRLTSVGGQFQVSREKVTNPVKSLPRDMIFEQDPVQILDALLPLYLNNQLLRALQESAASELAARMTAMNNASENASDLIGTLTLSYNKARQAAITQEILEVCGGAEALRG